The Desulfotomaculum sp. genome has a segment encoding these proteins:
- a CDS encoding radical SAM protein yields MIEFKYIYGPVPSRRLGLSLGVSIIPKKACNYSCIYCQLGRTDRMTNTRQLFYPVGDIIEELDKVLQNNISFDVVTIVGEGEPTLYLGLGELIEEIHKRTDKPVAVITNGALLYELQVQAELFNADIVLPTLDAYDELSFKKISRPYGSLKFSEVIRGLKDFSNKYRGQLWIEIMLMKGINDDDMSLNKYAETLKKIKYDKLYLNTLVRPPAESYVKVVEHEKMNHAAEILGGISIDLLESQGFHSEIKDDYEAILSIIKRHPMNQFEIAAFLQSRGCSKIEMIFNKLKQDKKVVVINYREYDIYRLK; encoded by the coding sequence GTGATAGAATTCAAATATATTTATGGCCCGGTACCATCCAGGAGACTTGGTCTATCTTTGGGAGTTAGCATAATACCGAAGAAGGCATGTAATTATTCATGTATTTATTGTCAATTAGGCAGAACTGACCGTATGACTAATACCCGGCAACTGTTTTATCCGGTCGGGGATATTATTGAAGAGTTAGACAAAGTTTTACAGAATAATATTTCGTTTGATGTCGTTACTATAGTAGGAGAGGGAGAACCCACCTTATATTTAGGTCTTGGAGAGCTTATAGAAGAGATACATAAAAGAACGGATAAACCAGTGGCGGTCATCACGAACGGAGCTCTTCTATATGAGTTGCAGGTGCAAGCAGAACTTTTTAATGCGGATATAGTTTTACCTACATTGGATGCGTACGATGAATTATCTTTTAAAAAGATCAGCAGGCCATATGGAAGTTTAAAATTCTCAGAAGTGATTAGAGGTTTGAAAGATTTCTCAAATAAATACAGAGGGCAGTTATGGATTGAAATCATGCTCATGAAAGGTATTAATGATGACGATATGAGTTTGAATAAATATGCCGAAACGCTTAAGAAAATAAAGTATGATAAGTTATATCTGAACACACTGGTACGCCCGCCTGCTGAGTCATATGTTAAGGTTGTGGAACATGAAAAAATGAACCACGCAGCAGAAATTTTGGGAGGTATTTCAATTGACCTTTTAGAATCACAAGGCTTTCATAGTGAAATTAAGGATGATTATGAGGCGATTCTCAGCATCATTAAGCGTCACCCAATGAATCAATTTGAAATCGCAGCTTTCTTACAATCAAGAGGATGCAGCAAGATTGAAATGATTTTCAATAAACTAAAGCAAGACAAAAAAGTAGTTGTAATAAATTACAGGGAATATGATATTTATAGACTGAAATAA
- a CDS encoding ABC transporter: MSTLNNIYNTDCSGKAVCIENLTVKYGGETPAIAGVFLNVEDGDYLGIIGPNGGGKTTLLKAIIGLVSPASGKIEIYGKRPGKTGRLIGYVPQITVLDKSFPITVHEVVLTGRLTSAFTLFHRYTQSDREKADELLDRIGIYKLKGRMISELSGGEFQKMLIARALAVKPRLLLLDEPTASVDVSSRDQIFSLLNELNKSMTILLVTHDLFAVSSHVKTLACLNRRLVYHGGAELNEEVVSALYGCPIDLIAHGVPHRVLKEHEESE, from the coding sequence ATGAGTACCTTAAATAATATTTATAATACAGATTGCTCTGGAAAAGCAGTCTGTATCGAAAACTTGACGGTTAAGTACGGGGGGGAAACGCCTGCAATTGCAGGTGTTTTTCTTAATGTTGAAGACGGTGACTACTTGGGTATTATCGGGCCTAATGGAGGAGGAAAGACTACCCTGCTAAAAGCAATTATTGGTTTAGTGTCTCCGGCATCCGGTAAAATAGAAATTTACGGCAAAAGGCCTGGTAAAACAGGACGGTTGATTGGTTATGTGCCTCAGATTACAGTGCTTGACAAAAGCTTTCCTATCACCGTTCATGAGGTTGTTTTGACAGGACGGCTTACCTCCGCATTTACCCTCTTTCATAGATATACACAAAGCGATAGGGAAAAGGCTGATGAACTGCTTGACAGAATCGGCATCTACAAGCTCAAGGGAAGAATGATTTCCGAACTGTCTGGGGGAGAGTTTCAAAAAATGCTTATAGCAAGGGCTCTCGCTGTAAAGCCAAGGCTCCTCCTTCTTGACGAACCTACTGCAAGCGTGGATGTAAGCTCCAGAGACCAGATATTTTCTCTGCTAAATGAGCTCAACAAAAGCATGACCATCCTTTTGGTTACTCATGACCTTTTTGCCGTATCATCCCATGTAAAGACCCTGGCATGCCTTAACAGAAGACTGGTTTATCATGGAGGCGCCGAACTTAATGAAGAGGTAGTAAGTGCTTTGTATGGCTGCCCCATAGACCTTATAGCGCATGGGGTACCACATAGGGTATTAAAAGAGCATGAGGAGAGCGAATGA
- a CDS encoding ABC transporter substrate-binding protein, whose protein sequence is MKRTGLLSIAVLIMLTLVFSIMAGCANKETATDTKEKPIVAVSIVPQKTFVEAVCGDLAEVIVMVPPGNSPANYEPTPKEMEQFSKAKLYFAIGVPTEAANIIPKASEVKDMKIIKLQEDVVKVYADRELAPGERDPHIWLSPKRAKVMVQAIAREMSQFDSKNKDKYEKNAQKYITELDNVDKQIQKALDGVKDRKFIVFHPAFGYLADDYSLQMYALEQDGKEATPQRLKEMIDLAKKENIKAIFYQAEISSNQAQSFAEEIGGKTVQLAPLAPNYIDNLKNMAELMAEVMK, encoded by the coding sequence ATGAAGAGAACAGGTTTATTAAGCATTGCAGTATTGATAATGCTTACTCTGGTGTTTTCTATTATGGCAGGCTGTGCAAACAAAGAAACTGCGACGGATACTAAAGAAAAACCGATTGTAGCGGTATCCATTGTGCCCCAGAAAACCTTTGTGGAAGCAGTCTGCGGTGACTTGGCAGAGGTGATAGTCATGGTTCCGCCAGGAAACAGCCCGGCAAATTATGAACCAACTCCCAAAGAGATGGAGCAGTTCAGCAAGGCGAAATTGTACTTTGCAATAGGAGTGCCTACAGAAGCAGCAAACATTATACCTAAAGCATCGGAAGTAAAAGACATGAAAATCATCAAGCTTCAGGAGGATGTAGTAAAGGTATATGCTGATAGAGAATTGGCTCCTGGGGAAAGGGATCCTCACATATGGCTTTCACCTAAAAGGGCAAAGGTAATGGTGCAGGCTATAGCACGCGAAATGAGTCAATTTGATTCAAAAAACAAAGATAAATATGAAAAGAATGCACAGAAATATATAACAGAGCTAGATAATGTTGATAAACAAATTCAGAAGGCGCTTGATGGTGTTAAGGATAGGAAGTTCATCGTATTCCATCCGGCCTTCGGTTATCTTGCTGATGATTACAGCCTTCAGATGTACGCTCTGGAGCAGGATGGCAAGGAAGCTACTCCACAAAGACTGAAAGAAATGATAGATTTGGCAAAGAAGGAAAATATCAAGGCGATTTTCTACCAGGCTGAAATTTCCAGTAATCAGGCCCAATCCTTTGCTGAAGAAATAGGGGGAAAAACGGTTCAGCTTGCACCGCTTGCACCGAACTATATAGATAATCTGAAGAATATGGCTGAGCTGATGGCAGAGGTTATGAAATGA